Proteins from one Setaria italica strain Yugu1 chromosome V, Setaria_italica_v2.0, whole genome shotgun sequence genomic window:
- the LOC101763005 gene encoding stearoyl-[acyl-carrier-protein] 9-desaturase 2, chloroplastic, translating into MASRMALRLNDVTLCTSPPLATRRRRRAGSVKVLAVASTVSTQVENKKPFAPPREVHVQVTHSMPPQKIEMFKSLDDWARDNLLTHLKPVEKCWQPQDFLPDPASEGFHDEVKELRERAKEIPDDYLVCLVGDMITEEALPTYQTMLNTLDGVRDETGASPTAWAVWTRAWTAEENRHGDLLNKYLYLTGRVDMRQIEKTIQYLIGSGMDPRTENNPYLGFIYTSFQERATFISHGNTARHAKDYGDLKLAQICGIIASDEKRHETAYTKIVEKLFEMDPDGTVVALADMMKKKISMPAHLMFDGEDDKLFEHFSMVAQRLGVYTARDYADILEFLVNRWKVADLSGLSGEGNKAQDYLCTLAPRIRRLDERAQSRAKKAGTMPFSWVYGREVQL; encoded by the exons ATGGCCTCCAGGATGGCGCTCCGCCTCAACGACGTCACGCTCTGCACCTCCCCGCCcctcgccacccgccgccgccgccgcgccggcagcGTCAaggtcctcgccgtcgcctccaccgTCTCCACCCA GGTTGAGAATAAGAAGCCATTTGCTCCTCCCAGGGAAGTACATGTCCAGGTTACACATTCAATGCCACCTCAGAAGATTGAAATGTTCAAGTCTCTTGATGACTGGGCTAGAGATAACCTCTTGACACATCTTAAGCCAGTCGAGAAGTGTTGGCAGCCACAGGATTTCCTCCCTGACCCAGCATCTGAAGGATTTCATGATGAAGTTAAGGAACTCAGAGAACGGGCCAAGGAAATCCCTGATGATTACCTTGTTTGTTTGGTTGGGGACATGATTACTGAGGAGGCGCTTCCAACATACCAGACTATGCTTAACACCCTTGATGGTGTCAGGGATGAGACAGGTGCAAGCCCCACTGCCTGGGCAGTTTGGACAAGGGCATGGACTGCTGAGGAGAACCGGCATGGTGATCTCCTAAACAAATATCTGTACCTCACTGGGAGGGTGGATATGAGGCAAATTGAGAAGACAATTCAGTATCTTATTGGCTCTGGAATG GATCCTAGGACTGAGAACAACCCTTATCTTGGCTTCATCTACACCTCCTTCCAAGAGCGTGCGACCTTCATCTCACATGGGAACACTGCTCGCCATGCCAAGGACTATGGTGACCTGAAGCTCGCACAAATCTGTGGCATCATCGCCTCGGATGAGAAGCGACATGAAACAGCATACACCAAGATTGTTGAGAAGCTGTTTGAGATGGACCCTGATGGTACCGTGGTTGCTCTGGCTgacatgatgaagaagaagatctcaATGCCTGCCCACCTGATGTTCGACGGGGAGGACGACAAGCTGTTTGAGCACTTCTCCATGGTCGCACAGAGGCTTGGCGTGTACACCGCCAGGGACTATGCCGACATCCTTGAGTTCCTTGTCAACAGGTGGAAGGTGGCAGACCTTAGTGGCCTGTCCGGTGAGGGTAACAAGGCGCAGGACTACCTTTGCACCCTTGCTCCAAGGATCAGGAGGCTGGACGAGAGGGCCCAGAGCAGAGCCAAGAAAGCTGGAACGATGCCTTTCAGCTGGGTGTATGGTAGGGAAGTCCAACTGTAA